The Candidatus Atribacteria bacterium ADurb.Bin276 genome includes a window with the following:
- the pdxA2 gene encoding 4-hydroxythreonine-4-phosphate dehydrogenase 2, whose translation MDFYGTVSITLGLPFIRTSPDHGTAFDIAGQGKANHRSMVESCRWAVEYAFAYQDFIKRTSGKKEIDSD comes from the coding sequence ATGGATTTTTATGGGACGGTAAGCATTACTTTAGGTCTTCCTTTTATTCGAACTTCTCCCGATCATGGAACCGCTTTTGACATTGCTGGGCAGGGAAAAGCCAACCATCGTAGTATGGTTGAATCCTGTCGCTGGGCAGTTGAATATGCTTTTGCTTATCAAGATTTTATCAAAAGAACATCGGGAAAAAAGGAAATTGATTCAGATTAG